The window GGCAAAGATGCGGTCATGAGGCCCCCGTCTGGCGAGGAAGAGACCTCGCCCCCGATTCCGAAACCGGTGAAAGACAACAAGAGAAAAAGGGCCCCGGCTTCCGAGGATCTAGAACTTAAGACAAGGATGGCTCGTAAGCCTAGGAAGAACACCATCCCTCTGACCGAAGAATCTGTTCGGCGTCTgagggatgaagacgaagaagaagaagaaaatgacaaCGGCTCTAAACTGGTGGCCCGAGTAAAGAAAACCATCGATGCCCCAAAGACAACTGGATTGATGGTGGTTGatgaggctccgcctcgaactgaggggATATCGGAGAAAGACTTGGGCAAATTCCCCGAGTCATTAGAGATCGAGGATGTCTCCCACCGAAATGAACAAACGGTGGGTATATCTGAAGGGGCTGGCCCTGAAGCTCTTCGAACTGAGGAGAATGCCCCAAGTGATTCCCTTGGGGAAATAGTAATCGGAGACTTACCCACTCTCCTTTTTTCGTAGACGGAACTCATGAGGGAGAGGACCCCTTCCGTGATTTGTTTACAAGTATCAAGGATGCTTCCGGCCCGAGTGACGCATCAGGTCTTTTCTTCGAGGCTCAACGAGCCCTGAATCGGGTAAGTCTTGATTCCCTTTGTTGATGTCATATTCTTCCATTTTATGCCTAACCTTTTCTCTTTTCATATAGGCTTTAGCTCTACATCAGGAAGCGTTTTCCAAGTCTCGGGCAGAGCTGAACCGATGTGAGGCTGACTTCCGAGGGCTTTCGGTGGAGAGAAATGCCCTCAAACTTCTTAGTGGGCAGAAAGAGGAAGGGATCAGAGATCTTCAAGTCGAGTTGGCCAACGCTCACCATGATCAGACAGAtctgatcgagcaggtaatgaaaatcttaaaagctcatagGCTCGATTCGGGAATGGTGGCTAATATTTCAATCTCACAACTGCAGCAGAAAATTGAGAGGATCGAGCAGTTTCGTTAGGAGGTCGACACAATAAAGGCGGAGTCCTTGGGGTGGAAGGAAGGTATGGATCGCTTTGCTGtagaaaaagagactgctcgagcccaattattaTCGGTCGAAAGTCAACTTCAAGGCATGAAAGAGAAGAGCTCGACTCAAGCAAGGAAAATAGAGGAGCTTGAGGCTCAgttggcttatgaacttgccaaggccaaatctgaagccgaaaaAGCAAAGGCCGAGGCGGATGCAATCGtagccgtctatcgggccgatgctgaagccgctcaaactcgagcatattggattgctgaactcgccaaatgccaatctcagAGGTAAACCCTCGAGGAAATTTACGCTCGGGGTTTCGATCTTACCAATGAGATAGTAAAGGCTAGAGAGCATGAAGCCGAAGCCGGAGCGCTGGCCACTtccgatgacgatgatgatgatggcagcaagagcgggtccgagaatggGGAGGACCTCGATGTAGAAGAAGCTATCCCCGGAGGAGATCAGGAACCTTAGGATTTTTCACTTTTGATCTTTTTTGTATAGGATCCCGACCAGACCTTGTAAATATTCATATATATAGTGATCTCTTTCCTTTTCGActtgtctttatttcttttatgccTTGTGAAAgttttgttcataagttcgatgCTTAGGCATTTTGATCGAAACCAGACTAGTGTAgtttttataatcgagtgagtacttgctcgaactcggaataggGTGACCCTTAGGTTTAAATTGAGTGAGGATAATTTcttcgaactcaaaaataaactgGCCTTTTAGGCTCTTAAATTAGGCCGATAcggccatagcaaaaagaatggcTTTCTCCCCATTTTCGGCTTGATAAGTTTATCGTTTAATCATATAAATTATGTTGTGCCTTAACAAAAAATAAAGgatttgttcgagagttcgaatcTGAAACCGAGATACGAACTTCCTTAACATTTCGTTATCTTTCTAttttaccttgaagaggtccgacttcctagtcgcaacctttattgctcTGACGTGTGCATTTACGAAAGAGTCTGCAATcatggcgaaggaatcgatggaattaggcggcaaattatgataccatatcattgcccccttcgTTAGAGTTTCTCCAAACTTCTTTAGTAGAaccgattcgatctcatcatcttctaaatcatttccttttatcgcacatgtataggaggtgacatgctcatttggatcggTAGTCCCATTGTACTTGGGGATTTTTGGCATGCGAAATTTCTTCGTAATGGGCTTCAGAGCCACACTCAGGGGGAACGGCttctgcacgaacttcttcgagtCCATACCTTTTAAAattggcggtgcccccggtatttgatcaaccCGGGTTATATGTAtctactttcttgtcatttggctcgattttcttttctcccatttTAATTCGTTTAGTGAGCTCCTGGAATATTTTCATAATGACGGGGTCAATCCCCGATTTATTGGCATTTGACCTTTTCGGCACTGGCTCGGTCCTGTGGACGACTTCTGGTTCTACCCCACTCGGCGCTCGATGTTGATGTTGTAATTATGCTATAGCGGCTTGTTGAGCCTATAATATTTcaaatatcaattggaggctGACTCCACCATCTCCTCCGCCCTGTGTACTTCGACCACCAGATCGACCTTCCCTGCGTATACTACCTTCGGGATCAGCGCCCAAATTTGTATTTAGGGTGATATGTGAGCTGACGTCGATGGGGTTTGCAATTGGTACTCCCTCGATATCCGCATGAGGCACCTCGATTTATGGGGCGTCTATATTGTCGTTTTCCCCGTGAAATACGAAACCGTTGTTACCATGTGTGGGCgttgtttgtgagtttgacatgctttttcctgaaaacaaaaacacttacaagaacaagcgtaaagtaGTGGGTTATGAGAatcagtattaagcaatcactattatccttagccccacggtgggcgccaaactgtttaccctcaaaattggataataattaaacttataatgtggattTAAGGACACGTAATTTCACTTAATACcgattgataaatatgaagattaaagaTAGAATTATACAATAAAGTAAATCAAACCAGTATTTGAGTAGAACTCAAACCTTGAGTTAAAGTATCCTCGAACTGATTGATGCAAGGACAATAAAAACACAATAAGCTGAAGAACAAGAGTGTGAGCGAGGAAGAAAATTATATTGCTTTCTTATCAGTCGTCTCTACAAATGGTTagaactcccctttatatagtagaggaattctatatatggtacaattctaattacataAGGAAATTCCATGATTAACTAAACAACCGTTCTTGTTTCGATCCATTCCGAGATTTTCGCCATGATCTTCGATCGGTTGCGGATATCTCACTTTTTCGTTATTACGCAATCTTCGGTATTGCTCGATGCCTGTCTCGATTGATGTCGGCCTCGATCTTGGCAGGTGCCTCGAATCTCGATCTCGGTACTTTGTCTTCGTGCCTCAATTCGATCTACTTCGGAGTCGTCCTTCGATGCAAACTCGCTGTCTCGATCAAACAGTAAAATCGGATAGTCCCGATTTTAATCGTATACATTAATTTTACTCCATGAATACTGTAAGATTCCTATAATGTCCTAGACGAATACAGTTACTAATTAAAGAGAAGATTCGAAAACATAGAGATcagaaatgagaaagaagataTATACAACAAGATTTGAATTTCGATTTTTCCTCGAACAAAATCAAGAAGTTCTCTGTACGATCCTTGGATATTTTGTTGATGCATTTAATTTGGTTGGATCTAGTATACCAAAATATAGAGAATTaaattttcctctttttctctaATTTGAGCTATAGGAGTTTTGGGTCTAGTCCCCTATGTTCTttctatttgttttttcttttctttaagaAAATCAGTCACCAAGGATGATGTTTAAAACAAAGTACTGGAAGATTCATTTACCTGCGAAAGATTGCCCCTCATAACGTGATTTACTACATTAATTTATAACGTCTCACTTGAAAAGAGATGTAAACATAATTTCTTTTATAGATAAAATTATGCTCAAATTATCTATTTGGCACCCCAGCTTGCAATGTCAATATATAGTTACAACATTCAAAGCGTTGATGGAGGTATTTCGAGTTTCTTTAGTCTTTGAAGCTAGTTCaactaataatagagtgaaattaataatgataatttatatatatgtatatcccaACTAATTTGGAATTAAATCGTTGTTATCCTATATATAATTTGACCTTTTTTTTCTCCTTCTAATCTTTCTAATTCAAAATCCAGAGTTATTTATTGTTGGAATGCCTAATTTTACTAGACAAATAAACCTTCTTTACATCTTCTTGCTCTTGTATATTTATTTGCCACGTCAAGTTACAATTACATTCAAGCCTAACTATTTGGAAAGCCGTTGGCCCCGACTGAAGTCAACTGCatatattataatttataaaatatcatcattattttgaaaaaaaattactccttctgtttcaatttatgtgaactcatttgactgtgcacacagtttaagaaagaaaagagagaaaacttttgaacttgtggtgtaaaatgagtcacatatattttatgtggctataaattattgtataaaggtaaattgtttctaaataaggaaagatgccattctttttggcacggactaaaaatgaaataagttcacataaattgaaacggagggagtatataagaTGGAAAATATATAGATTTGAATTCATATATAAATAGTACAGTAAATAACTTTTCTCAATTGATTATTACAAAGTATGATATCTTCAAGTATCATTAatgtattatctttaaatttcaCAAGTTTTACTACTACTATTTTGCTACACTATTGGCTAAAGCCCGTACTTTACAAGAAATGTCAAGCAAATTAACATGGCTTGAAGGGTTCTCCCACTGTACAAGTTCTTTGATTGCCTTCTCAATCTCTTTAGTCTCCTTCACAAGTCTCTCCATGCAGAAAACCAGTGCACTCAAACTTAATACCACTTGGCCCTTGAACTCCTCACCGTTGACAATTTGGTCCACAAGTTCTTTCGAGTGTTGAAAATAGGAACTGAACTTTTCATCAACTTCCTCTTCACTTGAAGACCTTATAGTATTATAATAAGTAGGTGATGTTCCTAACTCAACATCAACTGAAAGTTTCTTCTTCTCAAATTCCTTGTCAAGTACTGCTTGTGATTTGACCAAACTGACTTCCTCAAAACATTTCAAAGAagagccaacaaaatctttgaaaAGCCTGAAATCAGCATCTAGCTTATTTACAGTTTCTTTCCAGACAAAATTGTCAATTTCTCCAGATTCTTGTTCAAGGAATAAAATTGCTTGTGACCCAAAATACAAACAGTCCACCATCTTTGATAATGACCCCATGAGCTTACGATAGCAAACACTATGAAAAGGCACAAACCAAAAATTGGGCTCTGCCTCAGCTTCCCCAACAAATTTTCCCATCTCATTAAcatggaattttagtttattttggtTTTCTACAAAATTTCCCAATGATCCAAAGCTTATTGAGCCCATGCATTCatgtaaaatttcaaagttcttggaaagttgaaattttgctaAAGTAGAAGCTCTTGTGGGCTGTAACAGTATTTCTACCATAATGGAACAGGATAATCCAATGAAAGTCTCTGTTATTCTTGCTATAGCAAATTCACTTGGTGGACCAAAACCTTTTCTACCAAGAATTAATACTGCCCCAATAATGGCTGAAATTCCACCAGCTTGGCCGTACATTTGGCTTTGTCTCAAAAAGCTGCTGACAATGAACCACGGGAGGAGAGACAAGAATCTAATTTGCACGTATTTTTCGAAGACAAAATAACCTAAAATACCATATATTGTTCCCAAGACTGTCCCCTGTGCCTTATAATTTGCAACTTTGAAAGTTGCTTCTCTTGCACTTGCTAAGCTAATAGCAACCGGCAACCCTGCCCAAAATCCATTTTTCTTGCTATAGATTGATCCAAAAAGAATAGCAAGGCCTAAAGATAGTGAACATTTGAAAGCTGCCATGAACCTTTTGTTATTTATAGTAATAGACAAGTAATTGCTCCATGTTTTCCTCGAGGATAATCCTTCTTCATCGTGTTGCTTCGAATTAGTGGAGCCTTCTTTGGGTGGTGAGGGTGCAATTGGTTTGTTCAAAAGGAGGTTTaagcaaaataaaaagaataaagagGGAAGATGTTTTTTGGTTGGTTGAATGGTATGAAGTGTTTGGAAGAACTTTTGGGTATTTTCTTGGTTTGACACTGGCACAGTTGCTGATGACTCGAGGGAAATGCTGTTGACTTGCTTTGA is drawn from Nicotiana tabacum cultivar K326 chromosome 22, ASM71507v2, whole genome shotgun sequence and contains these coding sequences:
- the LOC107782829 gene encoding uncharacterized protein LOC107782829, which produces MATSSFESSRTRAVWRTCLASALRTALACTIVGVATLFGPKYFKKQVAFPAFSYVTVILIVTDATLGDTFRGCWHALYATIQGVCPAILSLWLIGPARLTATTTAIAVALSAFVVVLPENTHLLAKRIALGQIVLVYVIAYINGGQTETIMHPVHVAASTGLGVVACVLALIFPYPSLACCEVKQNCKLFAENASERFNLFVKAFSAEDNTSALAFISQAKSLVSTGAKLLQRIKTKQESMKWERFPFKFLRPYGENPGSRFQHIQTPLRGMEIALENSPSFPIEIPNSELKSSLHMLGEHISKQVNSISLESSATVPVSNQENTQKFFQTLHTIQPTKKHLPSLFFLFCLNLLLNKPIAPSPPKEGSTNSKQHDEEGLSSRKTWSNYLSITINNKRFMAAFKCSLSLGLAILFGSIYSKKNGFWAGLPVAISLASAREATFKVANYKAQGTVLGTIYGILGYFVFEKYVQIRFLSLLPWFIVSSFLRQSQMYGQAGGISAIIGAVLILGRKGFGPPSEFAIARITETFIGLSCSIMVEILLQPTRASTLAKFQLSKNFEILHECMGSISFGSLGNFVENQNKLKFHVNEMGKFVGEAEAEPNFWFVPFHSVCYRKLMGSLSKMVDCLYFGSQAILFLEQESGEIDNFVWKETVNKLDADFRLFKDFVGSSLKCFEEVSLVKSQAVLDKEFEKKKLSVDVELGTSPTYYNTIRSSSEEEVDEKFSSYFQHSKELVDQIVNGEEFKGQVVLSLSALVFCMERLVKETKEIEKAIKELVQWENPSSHVNLLDISCKVRALANSVAK